ATTGCAGCGGAAGCTGCGAATAAAAGTGTCGCTGTAGTGATAATTTCTCCTTTGGTATATTGCCTTATAATCTTTCATCTCAACAACACGAAACACCCTCTTCTGAAGTACTGCAACTGGATGATACATTACCCTTTCCATTAGGATTGTTAATGGTAAACTGACCAGTATAAGGTAGATTAGCGAGTTTTGCCGCTGTATCCGTGCATATTTCTACCGGCTCATTCCGGGGGAAGAGATGGCCTTCTTCATCGATAATAGCCTTATACGGGCCATGATAGATTGCCTTCTGCCCAACGTATACACACCCATCCTTCTTTTCAAACTTATATCCACGCACCGTTATAGAATGAAATGAATAGCCTTCCACATCTTTCCAGAACACCTTCGATAATGTCTGAAGTCCGTAAAAACCAGCCTGTTCAAGATAGGCCATAAATTCATCTTCAGTAAGTGCGCCGCTGATACACTCGCCCCATAATTGCCTGTTAAGTTTAAGATGTGGGGGAGTCTCTGCCTGAGAGACAATATCAGATATTACAATCCTTCCATGGTCTTTCAGGATTCGCCACATTTCATTAAAAACCGCTTTTTTATCAGGTGATAGATTAATGACACAATTTGATGTGATCAGATCAACAGTGCTATTATCAACCGGGATATCTTCCAGGAATCCCTTTCTGAACTCCACAATATCGTAGCCGAGATTCTTTGCCACCAGATATCTGTTCTCGTCAGCAACCTTCAGCATTTCATCCGTCATATCAATTCCGTAAATCTTCCCCTTCGGGCCGACTTTTTTAGCAGCAATGAAACAGTCAATACCCGCGCCTGCTCCCAGATCAACCATGGTCTCTCCCGGTAGAACCTCAGCAATAATTGTCGGACTCCCGCATCCATAGAACCTGTCCAATACTTCTTGTGGAATATGGCTGGTATCTTCCTGAGAATTCTTTGTCGGACAGCATAATTCCTCCTGAGGCTCTTCTGCCGCCTTACCGTAGAATTCACGCACGATACTCCTGGGCTTATCAACATCGAAAGAGAGTACACAGTTGGAATGAAGAGTGTAAACAGATTGTGAATCTGCAACCTGTTCATCAGCGCCACAAACAGCCGCGCCATCACCCATCGATCTTAAAACAGTGGGGGCACTGAATCCTGTTTTTCTCTCCTGCGTTTTTTTCCTGACTTCGGCAAGCTCAAAGACAACATCCTTTGTTATTTTCTTGTGCAGATCACAATAAGGATCAAGAGCATGTATGCCGACGTTCTCGGGGAATTTATCTGTTTCAAGCTTGAACCCGTTCTCAGAGTAAAAGAATGAATGTTCAATGTCCCCGCCTCCACATATAAATTTAATATGACACTTGCTACACTTGTCTTTATTCTGAAGTGTCGCATTTCTGAATGCCTTGCTCATATTACTGTTTTCCCAGATTTCCCTGAGCGGATTATCAAGAACATTTCCACACCTCAGGCCTGCATGACCGGCAAATGAAGCAGAGGGATAAACGTCACCGTTTGAATATACACACATGCTGTCGTAACAGGCATTCCCCAAATCATAACGTGTGCCCCTGTTGCTGTTTGCCCTGAATTTGTATGAATCATGGTTGTCAACTACAATACCTGATTCTCTGGCAACTTCCTTCACTTTTCCCGTTACTTCAATCACCCTATCTATCGGAGGAATGGAATCAGTGCCATTGTCAGTTATCCTGCCCCTTTTATGAGCCCACAAAAGATGGTGGGTTTTTACTTCTAACAAAGCAAGCAATTTTGTCGTCTCCGGTATGTCATCTACGTTGCTGTTCGTAACGACCGTTGTTACCGTTGGAGAAAATCCGGCACCAACAATATTCTTAATCCCTTCAACGATCAGATTAAAACTACCTTTGCCTCTTAACGGATCATTGATCTCCGGCTTTGAGCCATCAAGGCTTATCTGGATCTTTAAGAGCTTTTTATCAAACTGTTGCAACTTTTCAATTGTTTCTCCCATCAGGAGCGTTCCGTTCGTAAGTATTATAAGTTCTGACTTTTTCTGGTTGCAGACATAATCGATAAGTTCAAAAATGTCCTTTCTCATGAGGGGCTCTCCTCCTGTAAAGTAAAAGCGGGATGTTCCCAATACCAGAGCCTCATCGATAATCATTTTGATGCTTTCAGTTGAAAGGCCCTTGTCCTCATTTGGTGACGAATTCACCAGGCAATGTGAACATGTCAGATTGCATGAATTATTTGTGTGTATCCACAACTCATTGAGTTTGTCCACACGAATGAAATCTGCACGCCCCGTGTATTCGATCCTCTTTACCGGTTCTGATGTCAGAAATTCAGACCTTATCAGATCCTTCAGTAACGTATGAACTTCCAGCCATGCTCTGGTGTAGTCCATATCAAAATTATTTGCATAGTTGTGCATCAGCTCCTTAACGTTTTTGCAATTCTTAATATCGTCTATGATCTGACTACCTCTTTTATCAGTAATAATCCAGTTCGGCATTTCGGGATCGAGAAACAGATGAAGAGAGTCCTGTTCTATATGATAATAATCAGGTGCGTAAAAAACCGATTTTTCGGTTATTTCCATTTTAACTTCTACCTCCAATAAAACATTATGCAAGAAAAAGTAAAGCAATGCCACAAAGACACTAAGTCACCAAGTCTATACTGGTCCTGATAGCTTTATACCTTTGTGGCAAAACGGTTTTTAACCATCCATAAATTAGCAGGACATAAAATGGGAGGTATTCCGGAAGCTTAAGCCAGTGCACTTCCTTCCATACCCATTCGTCATTGTACCATATCATTTTAGAAAACAATTCATGGCTCATAAAATAATAACAAATAACCGTTCCGGTCAGGACAAGCCACGCTCTGTTTTTGTTAAAACAGAGAAAGGGGATAATCCATGTCAGATACCACGGATGTAATGTTGGGGCCAATATTAAAAAAGTCCCAATAGCTATAAATACATAATGTAAGACAAAATTATTCATCTTTATATTCCCTCTTTTTTCAGCTTCCTTTTTAGAGGAGGCAAGAGGAGGTTTTCCATTATTATGTATAATTAAAAGATTTAAATATTTTTTATATAAAATGAAAAGAACCGATCCAAAAATCAATGCTGTTACTATTCTAGATGCCACATGTGAGCCTATGCATAAACAGAAAATCAGGAAATGTGCAGAATCGTTAAAATGATACTGGGTCCCAAAATGGAAGAGAGTAGAAAACAGCCCGCTGCCGGCGCTGATATATGGTAAATACAAAACAGCTATAACGGCAAAAAATACTACAATATATTTACGTTTTTTACCTGGAATCAGAAAAGGTGCGACAATGATGAATATAAATTTGGACATTACTGCCAGGGCAATAGAAAAGACTGTTCCCAAATTTTTTCTAATCACACAGAGATACAACGCGAGTATAACAAAGAATATCTGAAGGGAATCACAATGGCCTCTTGCAGCAAAACTGAGAAGGATTAACGGGCTCCACGCATATGTCAACACATTATGTGGATTTTTTCCCATCACCTTTAAAAACTTCAATAATATGAAAATTGACAGAACATCAAAGAACAGAAAAAAAGACTTCATTGATATTATAGTATGTGAAACATAATCGGCTACTGCGAACACCATAAGCGTAAGCGGTGGATAAATCGCAGGCAGATGTTTATGATTAATATCAGAGAAAAAACTATCCCTGAGATGTTCCAGGCTTGAAGCTTCCGGTGGATGGGAGTAAGGACTTATCCCGTTTAACTGTAATTTTCCTTCCCATAGATATCGATATATGTCGTCTGAAGGGGCAACCGGCAGAAGCGTAAGCCGAAATAGCAATGAAAAGATGATGATAGTCCAGAGAGCTGCAATCGAATTGTTGTTCTCCTGTTCATCCGACTCCTCATTCTTTGACATATAGAATATGGCAAATATATACGTAATAAATGAGGTAATGTACAAAATAGCAAAACAGGGAATATTCTTTTTTATATCACCGATGTAAGCAATTACAATACAAAGGATTTCAATAATAAATCCTGTTATTAAAATGGTTATTAATTTCCTGTTCATTGTAATGAAATATTTCAGACTGAGTGCCTACCCTGCACGAGAATCTTCAAAGTTCACCAAATGCGCGAATCTGATTTCCGCAGTGCATTACTCAATATCAAAGACTTCTGTTTCGGGATTGCAGTCTGACCAGATAAACCAGTAAACGTTTAGAAAATTGACATGCCGAAGCGTTTTGCCCATCATGCTCCATTTTATACCAATCCCGTTTTCCAGGTCCCACGTAGTATTTGTTGTGCTGTCTGTCGTATCATTCCTGTTTTTCTCAAATTTAATCACCGTTCTGTCTACCTGCCTGTCATAAACCTTAATAATACCGGTATCGTTATTCCTGTAAACGAGCAGATTCATACCGTCAAATTCATCAGTTATACTAAAACCGATTTGGTTTTCGGTTTTACTGGAAACCAAATCTTGGTGAAGGTATCCCCGGACAAAAAGCGCCGAGGACTTGTACTCGCTCAATTTTATCTCGGATTTTATCCGAAATCCAGTATGAGATGAGTATATCTCATATTTTCCTGTAAAATATCAGTACTGGCCCGACACAAATTGCCATTAGAAACTGATGTGAACACCACTGAACAAAGTAAGCAGAGATGTTTTTTACATAAAAATAATTCAATCAGCATTTTATTGTTTCATTAAACTTCTGAAAAAGAGAAAGCATGCCGACGTAAAGAAACCCGATCGCATACATCAACAGAAAAGGCCCGAATACAAATTTCTTATTACTCGTATATTGCATAAATCCTATGAAGCAATATACGCTTAAGAGTATTTCACTGATGAAGAATACCTGCAGTGGTAATGAGTAATTTTTTACCAGTATATTCCTGCCTCGATTGATCACACCGTACTTGGGCGTTCTAATAAAATCACTCTTGATATTAAACAGTGCTTCGAATACCGCTTTTGTGTTATTAACAGCAATGCCACACCCTATAACCATAAGTGCGGGAATAAACAAACACCTTTTCTTCCAGTCTTTATAGCCCTTTTTCTGAGAAACTATATAAAGAAATGTAGGCGCAAATGCTCCCATGGATATTAAAAATATCAGGATTACCATTGTTAGAGAAACTGACATGTTACTGATCTGCTCTTTTAATAAAACGATGAGAGGAAAGGATAACAGGGCAAGCATAATCATCATTGGATGGACCATGTACTGGTTCAGGTGAATAAAGGCCTCTACCTTCTTTATCAGGCTATCGTTCGTCTTGAATATTTGAGGTAAAACCTTTTTAGCTGTCTGAATAGAACCCTTTGCCCATCTATGCTGTTGAGATTTATAGGCATTTATATCAACCGGCAGTTCTGACGGCGTGACAACATCAAACAGAAATTTAGTATTCCAGCCTTTTAATTGAGCTCTGTATGACAGCTCCAGATCTTCCGTCAGGGTATCAAAATTCCACCCACCTGAGTCAATAATTGCCTCCCGTCTCCAGACCCCGGCAGTTCCATTAAAATTCATATATAATCCATTCCAGTTCCTGGCACCCTGCTCGATAATAAAGTGGCCGTCCATACCAATGCTCTGTACTATTGTAAGAAGAGAGAAATTTGGATTTATGTGCCCCCATCGTGTTTGAATAATGGCAACTTTTGACCTTTCATAAAAGAAGGGAATAGTGTCATAAAGAAAATCTTTATCAGGTACAAAATCAGCATCAAAGATTGCCAGAAACTCACCTTCAGCCTTTTCCATGCCCAGGTTTAATGCCCCTGCCTTAAATCCATCTCTCGTGTCTCTGACAATATGATTTATGTTAAACCCTATCGCACGGTATTTATTAACCAGTTCAGATACAATGTCCCTTGTTTCATCATTAGAATCGTCCAGTACCTGTATTTCATGAAGCTCCTTCGGATAATCAATATTTATGACTGCCTTAATTAAACGTCCGACTACATGCTTTTCGTTATAAACGGGTAATTGTGTTGTAACTTTTGGCAGCATATCTTTGCTATGATTTGACCAGAATTGTTTAAGAAACTCCTGATTCCCGGATGTTTCCTTCTTGACCTTCCTTAAAAAGAGATAAATCATATAATAATTATTGATGCCATAAAGGAAGAGCCATATCGCTGCAGGACAATAGAAAATAAGAATTATTATCAGCAATGTTTTGTTCATATAAATCATCTCATTTCGTTTGCAAATTTATTTTGACTGTAAGTGAGTTCTCTACAAGTTGAGAAGAACCTGCTTATTCTCATTGTAATTGCTATCCAATCTTTCCCGCAACGCTTTCCCAAGTGACGTTGCCTTATCTATTGCTTCCGGCTGTTTTTCCAGACACGGAATGATTTCAGGTGTAATTTTCACGTCCTCACCAAAAAACCGCTTTACACCACTGAAGCGGCAAACTTCGCCATAACCACACGAAAAGCATGCTACAGCACCTTGCGCGGCCACAACACCCACGCATTCAATCTCATTATAATCAAAGAACCCCTTGATATCATCACCTGCTATTTCATACATTTTTATGTTTCTTCCGGGCATTTCCCACTCTCCACCGCCGCCTACTGAGGCAATAGCCCCTATTTTACCGGAAAGCGTCATACCTCCATGCCCATCTTTATCGTGCCGAAAACAGTAAAATCGCTCAAGAAACGCGTGTGTGAGGGCATTAAGTCGTCCAAAATAATTAGGAGCTCCAATAACTAGAGCATCGGCTTCTAATACCTTGTGCATCAGGGGAATATAATCATCCCGGACTTTACACACATTATCCTCGATACAGCC
This portion of the Candidatus Scalindua sp. genome encodes:
- a CDS encoding flavodoxin family protein yields the protein MKVLGISGSPRKSHTTEELVKTVLDATGLETELISLHNMTINGCTCCLGCIEDNVCKVRDDYIPLMHKVLEADALVIGAPNYFGRLNALTHAFLERFYCFRHDKDGHGGMTLSGKIGAIASVGGGGEWEMPGRNIKMYEIAGDDIKGFFDYNEIECVGVVAAQGAVACFSCGYGEVCRFSGVKRFFGEDVKITPEIIPCLEKQPEAIDKATSLGKALRERLDSNYNENKQVLLNL
- a CDS encoding glycosyltransferase codes for the protein MNKTLLIIILIFYCPAAIWLFLYGINNYYMIYLFLRKVKKETSGNQEFLKQFWSNHSKDMLPKVTTQLPVYNEKHVVGRLIKAVINIDYPKELHEIQVLDDSNDETRDIVSELVNKYRAIGFNINHIVRDTRDGFKAGALNLGMEKAEGEFLAIFDADFVPDKDFLYDTIPFFYERSKVAIIQTRWGHINPNFSLLTIVQSIGMDGHFIIEQGARNWNGLYMNFNGTAGVWRREAIIDSGGWNFDTLTEDLELSYRAQLKGWNTKFLFDVVTPSELPVDINAYKSQQHRWAKGSIQTAKKVLPQIFKTNDSLIKKVEAFIHLNQYMVHPMMIMLALLSFPLIVLLKEQISNMSVSLTMVILIFLISMGAFAPTFLYIVSQKKGYKDWKKRCLFIPALMVIGCGIAVNNTKAVFEALFNIKSDFIRTPKYGVINRGRNILVKNYSLPLQVFFISEILLSVYCFIGFMQYTSNKKFVFGPFLLMYAIGFLYVGMLSLFQKFNETIKC
- a CDS encoding methyltransferase domain-containing protein; translation: MEITEKSVFYAPDYYHIEQDSLHLFLDPEMPNWIITDKRGSQIIDDIKNCKNVKELMHNYANNFDMDYTRAWLEVHTLLKDLIRSEFLTSEPVKRIEYTGRADFIRVDKLNELWIHTNNSCNLTCSHCLVNSSPNEDKGLSTESIKMIIDEALVLGTSRFYFTGGEPLMRKDIFELIDYVCNQKKSELIILTNGTLLMGETIEKLQQFDKKLLKIQISLDGSKPEINDPLRGKGSFNLIVEGIKNIVGAGFSPTVTTVVTNSNVDDIPETTKLLALLEVKTHHLLWAHKRGRITDNGTDSIPPIDRVIEVTGKVKEVARESGIVVDNHDSYKFRANSNRGTRYDLGNACYDSMCVYSNGDVYPSASFAGHAGLRCGNVLDNPLREIWENSNMSKAFRNATLQNKDKCSKCHIKFICGGGDIEHSFFYSENGFKLETDKFPENVGIHALDPYCDLHKKITKDVVFELAEVRKKTQERKTGFSAPTVLRSMGDGAAVCGADEQVADSQSVYTLHSNCVLSFDVDKPRSIVREFYGKAAEEPQEELCCPTKNSQEDTSHIPQEVLDRFYGCGSPTIIAEVLPGETMVDLGAGAGIDCFIAAKKVGPKGKIYGIDMTDEMLKVADENRYLVAKNLGYDIVEFRKGFLEDIPVDNSTVDLITSNCVINLSPDKKAVFNEMWRILKDHGRIVISDIVSQAETPPHLKLNRQLWGECISGALTEDEFMAYLEQAGFYGLQTLSKVFWKDVEGYSFHSITVRGYKFEKKDGCVYVGQKAIYHGPYKAIIDEEGHLFPRNEPVEICTDTAAKLANLPYTGQFTINNPNGKGNVSSSCSTSEEGVSCC
- a CDS encoding DUF3179 domain-containing protein yields the protein MSEYKSSALFVRGYLHQDLVSSKTENQIGFSITDEFDGMNLLVYRNNDTGIIKVYDRQVDRTVIKFEKNRNDTTDSTTNTTWDLENGIGIKWSMMGKTLRHVNFLNVYWFIWSDCNPETEVFDIE